One part of the Prunus persica cultivar Lovell chromosome G5, Prunus_persica_NCBIv2, whole genome shotgun sequence genome encodes these proteins:
- the LOC18777423 gene encoding non-specific lipid-transfer protein-like protein At5g64080 produces MASLHSSLLQHPFALSSLTLLLFLISLPPSILSQDPSSSSPTIAQCTTRLLPLASCASFVQGTSQSPAQSCCDNLKLLYSQQPDCLCLLLNSTTLSSFPINTTRALQLPALCSLQVDISACSGVHVPPSTPSSQVSFGTNTNSTAVNSTIAGVNFWVYYDSLFLWVSASPMPLNAPRPSMMGLGFGRTSSAGTKLKMGSYLTVAALAMGGFLVSGVLFSV; encoded by the exons ATGGCTTCTCTTCACAGCTCTCTGCTTCAACATCCTTTTGCCCTTTCCTCTCTGACTCTGCTACTTTTTCTCATTTCCCTTCCACCATCCATCCTTTCACAAGACCCCAGCTCCTCAAGCCCTACCATTGCTCAATGCACCACACGGCTTCTTCCACTGGCCTCGTGTGCATCGTTTGTGCAAGGCACTTCCCAATCTCCGGCACAATCATGTTGTGACAACCTCAAGCTGCTCTATAGCCAGCAGCCAGACTGCCTTTGCCTTTTGCTCAATAGCACTACTTTGAGCTCCTTCCCTATCAACACCACACGTGCTCTTCAGCTGCCTGCTCTTTGCAGCCTTCAAGTTGACATCTCTGCTTGTTCAG GGGTACATGTGCCTCCTAGCACACCTAGTTCTCAAGTTTCCTTTGGGACAAACACCAACTCAACTGCTGTTAACTCTACCATTGCTG GCgtgaatttttgggtttattatGATTCTCTATTTCTTTGGGTTTCAGCCTCTCCAATGCCTCTAAATGCACCAAGACCCAGCATGATGGGGTTAGGATTTGGCAGAACTTCAAGTGCTGGCACCAAATTGAAGATGGGCAGTTACCTCACGGTGGCGGCGCTGGCTATGGGAGGTTTTCTAGTGTCTGGAGTTCTATTTTCAGTATGA
- the LOC18775737 gene encoding uncharacterized protein LOC18775737: MALTIANSGATGGARLLYSSSTSLSSQRHFLFPLSPRRTLHVVSAKRFTSRTGRSDGRNKRGTTTTRDQEQDPLRLERTAEIENVGGGFAVDNVDDGYFLPKLPGDEPDFWEGEKWDFLGFFVEYLWAFGIGFALIACFVAATSYNEGATDFKETPVYKDSFQSREFLEEPEATNPDVFESNPTEVAPSLE, encoded by the exons ATGGCTCTAACCATAGCCAACAGTGGAGCTACTGGTGGAGCTAGGCTCCTGTACAGCAGCTCCACCAGTCTCTCCTCTCAACGCCACTTCCTCTTCCCTCTCTCCCCCAGAAGGACCCTCCACGTGGTGTCAGCCAAGAGGTTCACGTCCAGAACTGGGAGGTCCGACGGCAGGAACAAGAGAGGCACCACAACCACCAGAGACCAAGAACAAGACCCACTGCGCCTAGAACGGACGGCTGAGATTGAAAACGTTGGTGGTGGTTTTGCTGTTGACAATGTTGATGATGGGTATTTCTTGCCTAAGCTTCCGGGTGACGAACCTGACTTCTGGGAAGGTGAAAAATGGGACTTTCTTGGCTTCTTTGTCGAGTATTTGTGGGCTTTTGGTATTGGCTTTGCG cTTATTGCTTGTTTCGTTGCTGCTACTTCTTACAATGAAGGAGCAACTGATTTCAAGGAGACTCCTGTGTACAAAGATTCATTCCAGTCTCGGGAGTTTTTGGAAGAACCGGAGGCAACTAACCCAGATGTCTTCGAATCCAACCCAACTGAAGTGGCTCCTAGTTTGGAATAG
- the LOC18776483 gene encoding uncharacterized protein LOC18776483, with protein sequence MDNSINHNRKRPRYDSDHPETNHTQPESKLVRVNSSHSVTCSPESGSTVFDSTNSEVNSDESLTPQPVRVDSDELVMESEEVKLIQDDLLNILDDSDTVTDRDPAIQDLDSVIKSFEEEIQVPAFPVSETTSSPGGSSQPELGYLLEASDDELGLPPTNGGSEDGKLEAADFTSSGSEAVGLDGMLGFENDIIPNYDSFELGIGGDCNLNNNYNGGAEYVALGGLFDYSDGGVSDVSWRNESLSAL encoded by the coding sequence ATGGATAACAGCATCAACCACAATAGGAAACGACCCCGATATGACTCGGACCACCCAGAAACAAATCATACCCAACCCGAGTCCAAACTCGTCCGAGTCAACTCGAGTCACTCAGTTACCTGCTCGCCCGAGTCCGGTTCCACCGTGTTCGACTCGACCAACTCGGAGGTGAACTCGGACGAGTCGTTGACTCCTCAGCCTGTCCGGGTCGACTCGGACGAGTTGGTTATGGAGTCGGAGGAGGTTAAGCTGATCCAAGACGACCTCCTCAACATCCTGGACGATTCGGACACCGTTACCGACCGTGACCCGGCGATCCAGGACCTTGACTCGGTGATTAAAAGCTTCGAGGAAGAGATACAGGTTCCGGCATTTCCCGTGTCCGAAACGACGTCGTCTCCAGGCGGGTCGTCGCAGCCGGAATTAGGTTACCTTCTAGAGGCTTCCGACGACGAACTCGGCCTCCCTCCGACCAATGGAGGAAGCGAGGACGGAAAGTTGGAGGCCGCTGATTTTACGTCGAGTGGTTCGGAGGCAGTTGGATTGGACGGGATGCTAGGGTTTGAGAACGACATCATTCCGAATTACGACTCGTTTGAGTTGGGAATTGGTGGCGACTGTAACTTGAACAACAATTATAATGGCGGGGCGGAGTACGTGGCATTAGGTGGGTTGTTTGATTACTCGGATGGCGGCGTTTCGGATGTTTCGTGGCGAAACGAATCGCTCTCTGCTCTGTAG